The proteins below are encoded in one region of Nocardioides marmorisolisilvae:
- a CDS encoding GTPase, with protein sequence MTALLDAARDRLGRRNDLDARVNGLHDAVEASEGRIDEEILAPARTVALRAGQRLRMSARHTVVALAGATGSGKSSTFNALSGLDVAAVGVRRPTTSWTTACVWGRDNPSDLLEWLGIPLRHQVMRDSMLDTGREVADLDGLVLLDLPDHDSTETAHHLEVDRLIELTDLMVWVLDPQKYADAAIHDRFLRPMAAHRDVMMVVLNHIDEVAPGRRQTIMSDVRRLLAADGLGQVPLLAISARTGEGIDDLRREIAKRVAGKAAVRKRIDTDVRRAAEELSTVTGSGKVPALGRPEKASLVDAVADAAGVPVVVDAVRGASVMRSRRATGWPVTAWLSRLRPDPLKRLHLDLSASQRDLVAATRSSLPSADSIQRARVDSALRDLADSVSRPLSVPWSQAVRRASVSRSGDLNDRLDRAVTSTELGVGGLPAWCRVVRLAQWVLLLAALCGGGWLLALAVMGYLKVPQPDTPRYAGLPLPTLLLVGGVVLGVLLALLGRVLVGLGARARARKAERRLRTAVAEVTEELVAAPIEAELDAYRRTREGLDRALG encoded by the coding sequence GTGACCGCACTCCTGGACGCTGCCCGTGACAGGCTCGGGCGGCGCAACGATCTCGACGCACGCGTCAACGGCCTGCACGATGCGGTGGAGGCGTCTGAGGGCCGCATCGACGAGGAGATCCTGGCACCTGCACGCACCGTCGCCCTTCGCGCCGGTCAGCGTCTGCGGATGTCGGCGCGGCACACCGTCGTCGCCCTCGCCGGTGCCACCGGATCGGGCAAGTCCTCGACGTTCAACGCGCTGAGCGGCCTCGACGTCGCTGCCGTGGGGGTCCGCCGCCCCACCACCTCCTGGACGACGGCCTGCGTGTGGGGTCGCGACAATCCGTCAGATCTGCTCGAGTGGTTGGGCATCCCGCTGCGCCATCAGGTGATGCGCGACTCGATGCTCGACACCGGCCGGGAGGTCGCCGACCTCGATGGCCTGGTGCTGTTGGACCTGCCCGACCACGACTCGACGGAGACCGCCCACCACCTCGAGGTCGACCGGCTGATCGAGCTGACCGACCTGATGGTGTGGGTGCTGGACCCGCAGAAGTACGCCGACGCCGCGATCCACGACCGCTTCCTTCGGCCGATGGCGGCCCACCGTGACGTGATGATGGTGGTGCTCAACCACATCGACGAGGTCGCGCCGGGACGACGGCAGACGATCATGTCCGACGTTCGGCGGCTCCTCGCCGCCGACGGACTGGGCCAGGTCCCGCTGCTGGCGATCTCGGCGCGCACCGGCGAGGGCATCGACGACCTGCGTCGGGAGATCGCCAAGCGGGTGGCCGGCAAGGCCGCCGTACGCAAGCGGATCGACACCGACGTACGCCGGGCGGCGGAGGAACTGTCCACCGTCACCGGCTCGGGGAAGGTGCCGGCGCTCGGCAGGCCCGAGAAGGCGTCGCTGGTGGACGCGGTCGCGGACGCTGCCGGCGTACCCGTCGTCGTCGACGCGGTGCGCGGCGCCTCGGTGATGCGGTCGCGGCGAGCGACCGGCTGGCCGGTCACCGCATGGCTCTCGAGGCTTCGTCCGGACCCACTCAAGCGCCTCCACCTCGACCTGTCGGCCTCGCAGCGTGACCTGGTCGCTGCGACACGGTCGTCGTTGCCCTCCGCGGACAGCATCCAGCGGGCCAGGGTCGACTCGGCGCTGCGTGACCTGGCCGACTCGGTGTCCAGGCCGCTGTCCGTGCCGTGGTCCCAGGCGGTGCGGCGCGCCTCGGTGTCCCGCAGTGGCGACCTCAATGACCGGCTCGACCGGGCGGTGACCAGCACCGAGCTCGGCGTTGGCGGGCTGCCGGCGTGGTGCCGGGTGGTGAGGCTCGCGCAGTGGGTGCTGCTGCTGGCGGCATTGTGTGGTGGCGGGTGGCTGCTCGCGCTCGCGGTGATGGGCTACCTGAAGGTGCCCCAGCCGGACACGCCGAGGTACGCCGGACTCCCGCTCCCGACCCTGTTGCTGGTCGGAGGGGTCGTGCTCGGCGTCCTGCTCGCGCTGCTGGGTCGGGTCCTGGTCGGCCTGGGCGCGCGCGCCCGGGCGCGCAAGGCCGAGCGTCGGCTGCGCACCGCCGTCGCCGAGGTCACCGAGGAGCTGGTCGCGGCGCCGATCGAGGCGGAGCTGGACGCCTACCGCCGGACCCGCGAGGGACTCGACCGCGCGCTCGGCTGA
- a CDS encoding single-stranded DNA-binding protein, protein MNDTQITLAGWLGTEVTSRDASGTPVASFRVATTPRRFDKKSGEWVDGDTQWYSVTAWRQLAENCTVSLHRGDPVVVHGRLTAESWTNRAGITVTSMEVEATFVGHDLGRGTTTFVRNPRSEAGPVVEMEGEEASPAASAA, encoded by the coding sequence ATGAACGACACGCAGATCACGCTCGCCGGCTGGCTCGGCACCGAGGTCACCAGCCGTGACGCCAGCGGCACCCCGGTGGCCAGCTTCCGGGTGGCCACGACGCCGCGTCGCTTCGACAAGAAGTCGGGGGAGTGGGTTGACGGCGACACGCAGTGGTACTCCGTGACCGCGTGGCGCCAGCTCGCGGAGAACTGCACGGTCTCGCTGCATCGCGGCGACCCGGTGGTGGTGCACGGGAGATTGACCGCCGAGAGCTGGACCAACCGCGCGGGCATCACGGTCACCTCGATGGAGGTCGAGGCGACGTTCGTCGGCCACGATCTCGGCCGCGGGACGACCACCTTCGTCCGCAATCCCCGCTCGGAGGCCGGGCCCGTCGTCGAGATGGAGGGCGAGGAGGCCTCGCCCGCCGCGTCGGCCGCCTGA